The following nucleotide sequence is from Deltaproteobacteria bacterium.
ATTAGAAAAAGGGCACTGGAGGAGATTCGGGAAGACTATGAAAAGGCCAGGACAGAGCTAAGCGCCGGCGAAAACAGAGAGGTCGGGCTGAATCACGAGTCAGGATATCTGAATCGGCTCCTGGAGCAGATCTCAGACAGCCGGTCCAGACTTGAGAAGGAACTGTCGGAGATCAAGGTGAGGTCTGAAAATATTGTTGTGGCATCTGAAAGAAAGGGCCGGGTCCGGGAGGCGACCGCAGAGAGACTCAGCACGATCGAGGCGGCCAAAGAGTCGGAGAGCGCCGGTTCAAAAGAACTGGAGATCGTAAAGGGACGCATTGAATCGGAATTAAAGGCCGCGGAATCGGATCTGAACATGTGCCAGTCTCGACTCGCCAGTCTGGAAACCCTGACAGAAAATTTCGAAGGATACCACATAGGGGTCAGGACCATCATGAAGGCCGGGGATTTCACTCCGCTCCAGGAAGGTCGCATTTTAGGGATACTGGCCGATGCCATTCAGGTCGAGCCGAAATATGAGCGGGCTGTTGAAGCAGTCCTGGCCGACAAGCTCCAGTATGTGCTCGTGGAATCTCAGGGGGATGGAAAGGCGGCGGTCGAGTATCTCAGGAAGCGGGAAAAAGGGAGGAGCAGTTTTGCGCCGGTGAGCTGTATCAGGGGGGGAGCGGGGGTTCGGGAAAAAGGCCCGGCATTTCCGCTGTTGCTTGACCATGTGTCGTTCGAGCCGAAGTGCGCCCCCCTCGTCGGCGCCCTGCTGGGGGACACAGCGATTGCCCAGGACCTTGAAACCGCCCTCTCCAATTGGGAAGAGACCCGGGACCTTCGGGGAAGGAACGGGTGTGGGATCCGTTTCGTCACGGTTGACGGGGATATGATCGATCAGAGGGGTGTGATCAGCGGTGGAAAGACCGCACATGGTTCCAGGGGGCTCCTGATCAGGAAGCGGGAGATGGCCGAATTGAAAGAAAAATCCGCCGGATTGACGAAAAAGGTTCATGAACTGCGCGCCAAACTGGAGGAGATTATTTCCCGGATTGAGGAAAAGCAGCGCGTCATCGAGGGCCTCACAGAAGACCGGTGGGCCTGTCAGGAGGAGATCAATGAACTTGACAAGGTCTTATTTCGCCTTGGACAGGAACTGGATCAGCTGGAAAACATGTCCGCAAAAATATCCGATGATCTCAAACGAAAGGAGATCGAACAAAATAAACATGAAAAGGACCTGGTTCGGCTTTCGGATGAACTAAACGTGCGTAAGACCCAGAGGCAGAAAGAGAAGGCCTATTTCCAGGAAAAGGAACGGGAGCTGAGGGAAGCAGAGGATGAATTTGAGCAGTGCCGGGAAGATGTGACACGGCTCAAGACAGACCTGCGAATCTCGGAGGAGGGTGAACGAAGCGCCCTCCGTGAGATGGAGCTGATGGACGGCCATATGGACGATGCCCTCGATCGACTCCGGAAAATTGAAGAAGACATTGTTTCCGGCCGGGAGAGGCGAGAGGATTGCCAGAGACGAAAGGAGGCGTTGGAGGAAGAACTCAGAGGGCTTTATGAGAGGCTCCAGAAGGCCGAGGCGGATATGAATCGCGCCGATCTGGAACGACGTGAGTTCCAGGTTCAGATAAGGGAGGAAGAGAGAAAGGAGGAAGAACTGAAACGGGAGGTGGACGACCTCAAGGAACAGATTAATACGGCAAAGATGGAAAACTCCGAAATTCAGTTTAAGATGAATCATCTCATTGAAACGGTAAAGGAAAAATTCAACCTCAGTCTCCCCGAGGTATACCGATTGCACCTGGAGGAGGATTTTTCCCGGGCAGAGGCTGAAGAAAAGGTCGAGAAACAGAGACGGTTACGAGAGCAGATAGGCGAAGTGAACCTGACTGCCATCAAAGAGCTGGAGGCCGTGAACGAACGTCACCAGTTTATCGTGGGGCAGCGAGAAGACCTGATCAGCTCCATCGATTCACTGAGGACCGCTATCCGAAAGATCAACAGGACCTCACTTGAAAAGTTCAAGAAGACGTTGGAGGACGTGGATGCCAAACTGAAAGAGATTTTCCCCATTCTCTTCAACGGGGGTACCGCCGGCCTGAGATTGACGGATGAGTCACGTCCGTTGGAAAGCGGTGTCCTGGTGGAAGTCCAGCCCCCGGGAAAAAAATTGAGCCATATGGGACTCCTCTCCGGCGGAGAAAAGGCCCTGGTGGCCATGGCCGTCATTTTTGCGATCTATATGATCAAACCGAGCCCGTTCTGTCTCTTGGATGAGGTGGATTCCCCCCTGGATGAGGCCAATATCGATCGGTTCAACAATCTGCTCAAGGAGATCCGGCAGGCGTCTCAGATCATCATGGTCACCCACAGCCGGAAGACGATGGAGATCACGGATCGCCTGTATGGGATTACGATGCAGGACCAGGGGATATCCAAGCTGGTATCTGTGAATGTAAACGGCGGCTCAGACCACGGTCAGGAGACAATTCAATAAAAAGGGATGTGACGTTGGCATTTTTTCACCGGAAAAAGGAAAAGGAAGCGGAACGCGGGGAGGTGGATCAGGGTCCGGGTTTTTTCGGGCGACTTCGCCAGGGATTATCAAAAACCAGGGACTCGTTCACAGGGAGACTGGACAGACTCTTTTTGGGGAAAAAAGAGATCACCGAGGATCTCTTGGATGACCTGGAGGAACTCCTCTTCACCTCGGATATCGGAGTGGCTGCCACCCAGGAACTGATCGCTTCCATCCAGGAAAAGGTGGCCAGGAAAGCGCTCAGAGACACAGACAAATTGAAGACAGCCCTCAGGGATCAGATGCTGGCATTTCTGGACGTCGGTGAGGCAGTGGCGCACCCGCTTCCCAATCCGGGAGAGCCGCTGGTTATAATGGTTGTGGGCGTCAACGGGGTAGGTAAAACCACCACCATCGGGAAGGTCGCCCATGGATTCAGATCAGAGGGGAAAGAGGTCCTCCTGGTGGCTGCCGACACTTTCCGGGCAGCTGCCGTGGAGCAGCTCACTATCTGGGGCGATCGGGTAGGGGCCGCTGTTATCAAACAGGGCCCGGGGGCCGATCCTTCGGCCGTCGCCTTCGACGGTCTGACCGCGGCAATGGCCAGGAAGGTGGATGTCGTTCTGGTGGACACGGCCGGCCGGCTTCATACCAAGATCAATCTCATGGAAGAACTCCAAAAGATCCGTCGGGTGATCGGTCGGAAGCTCCCGGGCGCCCCCCACGAGGTTTGGTTGGTTTTGGATGCCACCACAGGGCAGAACGCGATTTCACAGGCCCAGATATTCAATCAGACCCTGGGGGTGACCGGCATCGTACTCACCAAACTGGACGGCACGGCCAAGGGCGGTATCGTGGTGGGTATTTCCCATGAACTGGGCATACCCATCCGATTCATCGGGATCGGTGAGAAGATCGACGATCTCAGGGAGTTTAACGCGGCCGAGTTTGTGAAGGCGATCTTTGATTAAAGTGCCCTCATCCATTCCGGCCGGAGACCTATCTCCCCCCTCAATGCGCTGTCTATCTGATCCAGGGCCTCCTGTTTCCCCTTGGGCAGACGGGCCTTGATAGGGAGATAATTGGAAGCATGGTTGGAAAAGAAAAGCCCCCGGCTGAGCTGGGTGTGGGCGATCATCTCCCGTAATTCCAGCAGCAGTTCCTGTTCGGACAGAAGCTCAAACGTCCCGTTCCGGTATTCATCGTGAAGGGGAGTCCCCGGTATCAACATCACGGTGAGCGCCCCCACATAATTGGGATCCATCCGGGTCAGGAGATCGCCGGTGGCCCTGGCGTGTTCAAGGGATCGTTCTCGACCGGCAATCCCCAATAATACCGTCACCGAGAGCTTGATCCCGGCCTCCCGAACCTTCCTCCCCATGTCAATGAGGTTCTGCGCGCTGGTTCCCTTCCGGATCTTTTTGAGGAGGGCCTCATCCCCGGTTTCCACGCCCAGGTAAAGGATGCCCAGGCCGTTTTCTTTCAGCGCTTTCAATTCCTCCAGGGTCTTCATCTTGATGCTCTTGGCATTGGCATAGGCCCCCACCCTCCTCACCCAGGGAAGGTACTCTTTGATCCGTGCCAGTATCCACATCAATCGTTTCTGCGGGATAATGAGGGCATCTCCGTCCATGAGGAATACCCGATCCTGCCGCTTCATGTATTTGGAGGCGAACAGGATGTCTCCCAGAATCGTCTGATCATCCTTGATCCGGAACCGCTTGTCCTTATACGTGCCGCAGAAGGTGCACTTATTATGGGAACAGCCCGCCGTTACCTGGAGCAGGATGCTGTAGGCCTCGCTGGGCGGACGGATGCAATTCCCTTCATAGTGCATCTCTTCACTCATCTTTGTCTGTTCCATCTATCCATTTCCTCCGATCCTATCTTGCCCGGGTGTGACAGGGCCTTTTCCGTTCACGCCCCGCCAGTGGACCTTCATGGCCTTGATCGGATGCCGTGCCGAGTCGATGACAGCGGTGGGCTCGAAGCCGCAGTGGAGCATGCAGTGGGTACACCGGGGGTCCCTTCCCACACCGTATTTGGACCAATCCGTGTTCTCGAGCAGGTCGCGAAAGGTGGGTTCATATCCGTCATTCAATAGATAGCAGGGCTTCTGCCAGCCGAATATATTGCGGGTGGGGTTGCCCCAGGGGATGCAGGCGTATTCCTGATTGCCAGCCAGGAAATCGAGATAGAGGCTGCTGTGGTTGAATCTCCAGCCTTTTCCGTCGCCTGATTTGAAAATCGACTGGAACAGCGCAATGGCCTCATGCCGCGTGAAAAAATTTTCCTGGTCCGATGCCTTCTCGTAGCTGAAGGCGGAGGCGATGGTCATGGCCTCCACCCTGAGGGAGGTCAACAGATCAAAGAGCTTCTCTGCCCCTTCTGCGGTGTCCCCGTTAAAAAAGGTGGTGTTGGTGGTGACACGAAAGCCTTTGGAGACCAGGAGACGGATGGCGGCCATTGCCCGGTCAAACACCCCTTCAAGAGAGACCCGTTCATCGTGTCGTTCACGCAGGCCGTCCACGTGGATATTAAAAGTCAGATATGGGGACGGCTCAAATTCATGAATCCGCTTTTCTACCAGAAGCGCATTGGTGCAAAGGTACACAAATTTCTTTCGGGCCACCAGTTGCCGGGCAATCTCGGCAATTTGGGGATGGAGGAGCGGTTCCCCGCCCGCAACCGAGACCACCGGGGCGCCGCACTCCTCAGCCGCGGCCACACATTCTTCAGGGGTCATCATCTTGTTGAGAACGTCTTCCGAATAGTCGATCTTGCCGCATCCCTTGCATCGAAGATTACAGCGGAACAGAGGTTCCAACATGAGGACGAGGGGAAACCGGCTGTTCCCCCTTATTCTCTGCCTGAAAATGTAGGCGCCGATGCGCGCCTTTTGAATCAACGGTATGCTCATAAGAATATTCCAAGTTAGCGTTAAAAGTGATGAAAAGTGAATCGCCACCCGCGAGCGGTTGGCCCCGGGAAGCCCCCGGGAAGGGGGCAGTATGCAATTCTACATAGGTCGCAGGCGCCATAGGAATGCTGGGAAATTGGAATACATGGAAATAACGGGGTAAGGATTTCTCTCCTTTTTTTTTACGATTGAGATCTTCCTGTTCTCCCCAGCATGTCAACGCTGTCCCTTTCATTGTTCCAGCCCGTTGTCCCCGCTGGAGGTGCTGGCTTACAGCCAGAGTTAAAGTGCCTGAAATTTGAAGCGGATTAAAGTTCATATGTATTTTCATTTTGCCCATCGCCTTGCCTGTTACGGGAACGGACGGCTATGGTTTCCTCTGTTTGTTGCCGTAACCGTTCTGCAGGAACCAGTGCACTGCATCGGTCAAGGCTTCCCTTGCCGGACGGGGTGTATACGCCAGCTCTTGCTCGGCCTTTTCAGATGAAAAGAACATCTGTTTTCTGGCCATTCTGGCCCCATCAAGGCTTACCCGTGGCTCCCTTCCGGAGGCGCAGCGCGCCCAAACTTCAGACAAGAGGGCCACACTCAGGATGAGCTTGTGGGGGATGCAGACGCGGGGCGGCGTGCATCCCGCGATAGCGGCGATTTCCATGAGGATCTCTTTTAAGGTCATATTGTGCCCGCCGAGGATGTAGCGTTCTCCGATCCTGCCATGTTCCAGGGCCAGGAGATGTCCTCTTGCCACATCGTCCACATGAACGATATTAAGTCCGGTGTTGACATATGCCGGCATCCGGCCGGCCACGGCATCCGCGATAAATCGGCCGGTGGGCGTTGGCTTAATGTCTCCCGGTCCTACAGGAGTGGAAGGATTTACCACCACTGCGGGGAGGCCCCGCGTCTCAATAAGCCGGAGTACCGCAGCCTCGGCCATGAATTTCGAGCGCTTGTAGTGCCCGATCATATGCTTCAGCGAGGCGGCAGAAGTCTCATCTGCGGGGGCCCCGTTACCACTGAGTCTCAGGGTGGCCACGCTGCTGGTATAGATGATTTTTCGGACGCCTGCCTTGAGGGCCTCTTCCATGATCTTTTCCGTCCCCCGGACATTGTTTTCATACATCCTTTTGGGTTCAGGGACCCAGAGGCGGTAATCCGCCGCCACGTGGAAGAGGACGTCACACCCTCTTAGTGCCTGTTTCAGGGAATGCCGGTCCGTAAGATCGCCTGTGATCGTGTCAATGGGAAGGCATCTCAAGTTCCGTGAATCGCTGGTTGAACGAATGAGGGCCCTTACCCGGTGACCGGATCCGACGAGCCGGCGAACAACGGCCGAACCTACAAACCCTGCACCTCCGGTAACCAAAATCACTTGCCCTCTGTCCGCGGAAGCTCTGTTTGCATCCTCCATATTTTCCCCAATTCAACGATAAAGGGGGCATGCAGATGATAATTCCCGGTGAGGCTCTATTTCTGCAATGCCTTGCAGGACAACATGCGAAGAAGTCGGCGCCCCGTGGGTAAGCCGTGGGGGGTCTCTTTCTCCCGCCCCGAGGCGGGACAAAAACCTGCGACAGCTCTTGGGAACGGCAGCATGGCTTTAAACTGCGGTTCGTTAAAGCCCCCAGGAACCAGGCTTTCATATAACGGTCGTTCTTGCTGCCTTTCCAAAAAGGTATTCAAAGCTCTGGGGTGGTTGCCGAGCGTTATGGTCCCATTTTGATGTCCCGCCCTTGGGCGGGAGAAAGAGACCCCCACGCGCGCTCAAAAATTGCCGGGATTTGCATCCATACCTTTTTGGTTGCGGCTGTTAGGCCGCCTTGGGAAAAAGTCCGGGCTGTCAATCGCATTTTGCGGTGCACACACGCTTCAATAGATCCAATGACTTTTGCCAGATTGCCCCGGATTCACCTGCAGGGGGCATGCCTGTCAACAGCACATGCAACTGGCTACAGGCTTCTGTGGCCTCTTCTGCCTTGAGAAGGGCCTCTGCCAATCCCAGCCGGTTTTCAGCGAAGCCGGGGGCTATGGTCAGGGCCTGACGAAAGGAGATGATGGCCTCTTCTACGTCGCCGATGCTGATGGGCATACCTGGGGTCCGGAGATAAAGTTCCCCCAACATCCTGAAGGGACCTGCATGATCTATGGAGGGACTTAACTCCGCAGCCTTCCGGGCCTCACTCTCGATAACAGGCACCAATTCAAGCCCACGGAGGGGGTCGTTTTCAGCCTCCAGTCCGGTGAGATAGGCATACAGATAATGGGCCAGACCGCTTTCCGAATACCGCTGGACTGCACTTTCAGCCAGATCGCGGCCCGTCCTGGCGTCGGCAAGCCGCAATGCTTTGTTTTCTCCCGTGGTTGCGAGAAATGCGTAGCAGTTGGCGGCCTTGAGAGCAGATCCCACCTCGGTTGCGGCGGTTTCGGACCATTGTTCGGCCTCTTCACGGGAACAGGGGGCAGGGATAGGGAGGACGGGTTCTTTTGTACCCTCAGCCCCCTTTTCCAGGGCACTGCGCTGCGGCGGCTTGACAACGGGCGCACATGACCCGAGAAGCAGGATGACAACGATCAGACTATTGAAAGCAGGCAGCCCCTTTCCGGTCCAGCCTGTATTGCGGCAGATCCGGGTCTGCGGGTCCGAAACCGTCCGTCTGAAGGAGCTTGAGCAATGTTTGCGCATCCCCATCCTCTTTCATGCCCAGGAGTATGGCAGCCAGATCCCGGGCCCTGGCATCAGGATCCCCGAACCAGACCACGGGGCTGGCAGGGAGTTCCCTGGAGGTATGTACTACCGTGATGTCCTTTGCCAATGGCAGTGCCTTGACTGCCTCATACTGGGTTCGGTCCAGTACCGCGCCGTCTGCGTCTCCCCTGGCTACCTTTCTCAGAGACCGAAGGGGTTGAAACGTGCCCTCTAGGGTGAACGGCAGCCGATCAGCCGGTATGTCGAACAGGAGACAGGCCGCCGCGTCCCTTTCAAAGAGCATATTTCCCAGGACCTTCCCCTTCAGTGTCTTCCAGCCGCCGGATTTCTCTTTGGAAACCACCAGCCGCCATATGTCTTTGGCATGTCCTCCGGGACGGGTGGCCGCGATGGCGGTCATTTGAAAGGTATCGGCCGCTTCCGAATAAAAACCGAGGCTGACAATTCCCCAAGCAGGGGGCCTATTATGCAAAAAATCCAGGGCCGGATCAAGCTCGTTATAATACCTCCCTTTCACTGGGCGGTCCAAACCTTCTTTTTGATGGATATAGGCTGCCAGTGCATCCATGACGGGCTGGGCGTCTTCAGCGGAACCGGGTTGCCCCGGCTGGATCACGACGAAATCGAGCGCATCCGCGGAGAGCGCAGATCCCCGCCAAAAAAGAGCGGCTATCGCGACCAAAAAGATCACCCATACCACTTTGATAGTCTTCATATGAAAAAACCTCCACTTTAGTCGGCACGATCATCCGGGCACCCCTGGCTCCGTTTGGGTCTCATCAGTTTCAGGGCCGGGGGGAGCACCAGCAGACACGCCAGCATGCCCATCAAAGACCCGAGCACCATGACCCAGCCGAGGCTTGCCAACCCCTGATGGTGGGCAAAAAGAAGACCTCCGAAGCCGATCATGGTTGTGGCAAAGCTCAGGCCTACCGCGGTCGGCGTGCTGGTATGAAAGAGCCCGATCCTCTGCCCCGGGGCAGTCCCGGCCATGTATTGGACTTCTCCCCAACGGGCCAGGAGGTGTATCCCCCCGTCCACGCCGATGGCAATGAGAATGGGAATGGCAAAAAAATTGGCCAGATTAAAATTAAAGCCCAGCCAGCCCATGATCTCCAGGAGCCACAGCATACTCACTCCCAGGGGCAACATGGTAAGAAACACCACGCGGAGAGAACGCCAGTAGAGCCACAAGATTAGGGTTACCAGAATGATGGTCAGTCCTGCAGCCGTGAGAAACGTCCGGTGCATGAGGCGCGCGGACTCCAGGACCCCGACGGGCACCCCGCTCACCTCGGGATCCACGCGGCGCAGTTGCGAGACAAACTCCGTGAGTTCATCAAAATTCCAGACATCTTCCTTGGGAATCACCTTGATCTGGTAGGTGCCGTCCTTGCCCACATGGATGTCCCTGAAGGTCTCCGGAAGATCATCCGGGGTGATGGGTCCGGCGGTGAGCCAGGCTTTTAATTGCCTGACCGAGTTCTCCATATCCGTTGCCAGCCCGGCCTGAAGCGTCTTGAGTCGGAGTGCCTTATCCGGATCCTTCCTGAGAAGCGCAACTGTTGAGTCCACGGACGCCAGACTCTGATCAACCAGGGCGATTTCCGTCGCGGCGCCGGCTGCAAACAGTTTTTCTTCCAGTCCCTCCAATGTCAGGGAAAGCCGGGAAAGGGAACGGACCAGCCGATCGGCATCGGGTGGCGGCGAGGGGAGATCATCAAAGGAAAGAGGTTCCAGCGCTCTTGCCGCTTCTTTGTAGACGGCCGCCTTTGTGGCCTGATCCTCAGGGACGAAATTCAGAATGCTTTCCACTTTGCCTACAGAGGGAAACGATGCCAGGGTTCGGGTCAGGCGTTTCACCTCTTTCAGGTCCTCTGCTGCTAAAATGGCGTACCAGGTCGATTCCCCGGACGCCTCAATCAAGATTTTTTCATATTCAACAGATTCGAGTCCCTTGGCTTGAAGTTCCAATAGATTATAGCTGAAATGCACCTTGAAAACAGCCGGGAGTCCGGCCAGGGTAATCCCCAGCAGGACCAGAATAGCCCAGCCGGGCCTATGGGAGAGCCGTTCCAGAAAGGGTAGGGCGGTTATCCTGGGAACGGAGGACGGAAAGAGGTTGCGCCGCCCGGCGATCAACAGCATGGCAGGGAGCACGGTCAGCATGGCCACAAGACACAGGAGGACACCTGTTCCACCGATCAATCCCAACTCGGCCAGTCCGATAAAATCCGACCAGAAAACCGAGTAGAAGGCGCAGACCGATGTGACGGCCCCTAAGATGATGCCCGGTCCGGCCCTGAAAATAGAGATCCTGACGGCATTGTCCACGTCCGGCATCTCCTTTTTGGCCTCCACATACCGCATGACGATGTGGACGCCGAAATCCACGCCGATGCCGACCAACACCAGAGCGAATACGATGGATAGAAGATTCAGCTCCCCCACTGCCACGGTGGCGAACCCGAAGCTCCAGGCCATGGCCATCATCAGCGAGATCAACAGGAGAAGCGGTCTCAACCAGCCGTGCAGGATCAGCATGAAGAGGAGCGCGACCAGAAACATGGCAATTATGGCGGCCATGGTCATGTCCCGGTCGGTCGTGGCCATCTCATCGGCCTGCAGTACGGGTCTTCCGGTGAGTCCCGCCTCGATATCGGGATGGTCTGCGCGTGTGGCATCAAGGGCGCGACGCACCACCTGGAGCGGCTCTCCAATGACGTCCATGGTCCCGAAATCCTTGGCCGGCAGGACCCTCATGATCAAGAGCTTGCCGGAAGAGGTGAAGAAGTAGTCGTTTCCCGACTGGGACAGATCCAGGACAGAGCGGTAGGCGTGCGTTCCGGACAATATGCGGTTCATATTCTCGGTCAGCGCCTTCAGTGTCTCAAGTGCCCGACCCATAAGTGAGGGTTCCACCCGGGATACGTCGCCCCCCGTTCCCCCCAGAAGGTTCGCTATGCTGTCAAAGAAACCCGCCAGGGAACCGTCCCGGCTCCAGGCCTTCAGGGAAGGGGCAAGAAAGCGGATGGTCCCGGACAGTGCTTCGGCTTCTTCTTGCGATGCAAAAAAGAGGGCGGAGGGGCCCAGA
It contains:
- the smc gene encoding chromosome segregation protein SMC; protein product: MKIKKVSILGFKSFMEKLDIIFPEGISGVVGPNGCGKSNVVDAIRWGMGEQSPKQLRGRKMEDVIFNGAGPHKPMGMAEVSILFENGDGSFPPAFSHDPELSVTRRLYRSGESEYLINNVACRLKDIQEVFMDTGLGNKAYSIIGQGQIGTIIEQKPEETRVMLEEAAGITKYRKKVEISQRKIELTEVNLQRVEDILGELQGQQRSLKRQAAKARRYKTVSEEIRNLEIHLYSNTYGQLEEELGKKEGSTEALVREEISRSTRMSQVRAMVEEMNLELDEKDTGLSVYRNDHLHLSDRVRRKEGEVESLSGEMRLIEELKGRLMAEQESLVLRLSELKDKRSGLEKDREKIRERSSELEREIAVRDERATIRKRALEEIREDYEKARTELSAGENREVGLNHESGYLNRLLEQISDSRSRLEKELSEIKVRSENIVVASERKGRVREATAERLSTIEAAKESESAGSKELEIVKGRIESELKAAESDLNMCQSRLASLETLTENFEGYHIGVRTIMKAGDFTPLQEGRILGILADAIQVEPKYERAVEAVLADKLQYVLVESQGDGKAAVEYLRKREKGRSSFAPVSCIRGGAGVREKGPAFPLLLDHVSFEPKCAPLVGALLGDTAIAQDLETALSNWEETRDLRGRNGCGIRFVTVDGDMIDQRGVISGGKTAHGSRGLLIRKREMAELKEKSAGLTKKVHELRAKLEEIISRIEEKQRVIEGLTEDRWACQEEINELDKVLFRLGQELDQLENMSAKISDDLKRKEIEQNKHEKDLVRLSDELNVRKTQRQKEKAYFQEKERELREAEDEFEQCREDVTRLKTDLRISEEGERSALREMELMDGHMDDALDRLRKIEEDIVSGRERREDCQRRKEALEEELRGLYERLQKAEADMNRADLERREFQVQIREEERKEEELKREVDDLKEQINTAKMENSEIQFKMNHLIETVKEKFNLSLPEVYRLHLEEDFSRAEAEEKVEKQRRLREQIGEVNLTAIKELEAVNERHQFIVGQREDLISSIDSLRTAIRKINRTSLEKFKKTLEDVDAKLKEIFPILFNGGTAGLRLTDESRPLESGVLVEVQPPGKKLSHMGLLSGGEKALVAMAVIFAIYMIKPSPFCLLDEVDSPLDEANIDRFNNLLKEIRQASQIIMVTHSRKTMEITDRLYGITMQDQGISKLVSVNVNGGSDHGQETIQ
- a CDS encoding phosphate/phosphite/phosphonate ABC transporter substrate-binding protein, with the protein product MKTIKVVWVIFLVAIAALFWRGSALSADALDFVVIQPGQPGSAEDAQPVMDALAAYIHQKEGLDRPVKGRYYNELDPALDFLHNRPPAWGIVSLGFYSEAADTFQMTAIAATRPGGHAKDIWRLVVSKEKSGGWKTLKGKVLGNMLFERDAAACLLFDIPADRLPFTLEGTFQPLRSLRKVARGDADGAVLDRTQYEAVKALPLAKDITVVHTSRELPASPVVWFGDPDARARDLAAILLGMKEDGDAQTLLKLLQTDGFGPADPDLPQYRLDRKGAACFQ
- a CDS encoding NAD-dependent epimerase/dehydratase family protein, translating into MEDANRASADRGQVILVTGGAGFVGSAVVRRLVGSGHRVRALIRSTSDSRNLRCLPIDTITGDLTDRHSLKQALRGCDVLFHVAADYRLWVPEPKRMYENNVRGTEKIMEEALKAGVRKIIYTSSVATLRLSGNGAPADETSAASLKHMIGHYKRSKFMAEAAVLRLIETRGLPAVVVNPSTPVGPGDIKPTPTGRFIADAVAGRMPAYVNTGLNIVHVDDVARGHLLALEHGRIGERYILGGHNMTLKEILMEIAAIAGCTPPRVCIPHKLILSVALLSEVWARCASGREPRVSLDGARMARKQMFFSSEKAEQELAYTPRPAREALTDAVHWFLQNGYGNKQRKP
- a CDS encoding B12-binding domain-containing radical SAM protein, whose product is MHYEGNCIRPPSEAYSILLQVTAGCSHNKCTFCGTYKDKRFRIKDDQTILGDILFASKYMKRQDRVFLMDGDALIIPQKRLMWILARIKEYLPWVRRVGAYANAKSIKMKTLEELKALKENGLGILYLGVETGDEALLKKIRKGTSAQNLIDMGRKVREAGIKLSVTVLLGIAGRERSLEHARATGDLLTRMDPNYVGALTVMLIPGTPLHDEYRNGTFELLSEQELLLELREMIAHTQLSRGLFFSNHASNYLPIKARLPKGKQEALDQIDSALRGEIGLRPEWMRAL
- the ftsY gene encoding signal recognition particle-docking protein FtsY; translated protein: MKRDVTLAFFHRKKEKEAERGEVDQGPGFFGRLRQGLSKTRDSFTGRLDRLFLGKKEITEDLLDDLEELLFTSDIGVAATQELIASIQEKVARKALRDTDKLKTALRDQMLAFLDVGEAVAHPLPNPGEPLVIMVVGVNGVGKTTTIGKVAHGFRSEGKEVLLVAADTFRAAAVEQLTIWGDRVGAAVIKQGPGADPSAVAFDGLTAAMARKVDVVLVDTAGRLHTKINLMEELQKIRRVIGRKLPGAPHEVWLVLDATTGQNAISQAQIFNQTLGVTGIVLTKLDGTAKGGIVVGISHELGIPIRFIGIGEKIDDLREFNAAEFVKAIFD
- a CDS encoding MMPL family transporter, producing the protein MSVLKHIQESLLSSLWRLVSAHAGAVIGAGLTLAILSAAAAFFFLGLNSDQDKLVSPDTPFHKRYLEHLKNFGDQEYLYVVIQTDGTQEGRKRTIAFAEDLNRRLSRHPDLIHAVYFRISPADLGPSALFFASQEEAEALSGTIRFLAPSLKAWSRDGSLAGFFDSIANLLGGTGGDVSRVEPSLMGRALETLKALTENMNRILSGTHAYRSVLDLSQSGNDYFFTSSGKLLIMRVLPAKDFGTMDVIGEPLQVVRRALDATRADHPDIEAGLTGRPVLQADEMATTDRDMTMAAIIAMFLVALLFMLILHGWLRPLLLLISLMMAMAWSFGFATVAVGELNLLSIVFALVLVGIGVDFGVHIVMRYVEAKKEMPDVDNAVRISIFRAGPGIILGAVTSVCAFYSVFWSDFIGLAELGLIGGTGVLLCLVAMLTVLPAMLLIAGRRNLFPSSVPRITALPFLERLSHRPGWAILVLLGITLAGLPAVFKVHFSYNLLELQAKGLESVEYEKILIEASGESTWYAILAAEDLKEVKRLTRTLASFPSVGKVESILNFVPEDQATKAAVYKEAARALEPLSFDDLPSPPPDADRLVRSLSRLSLTLEGLEEKLFAAGAATEIALVDQSLASVDSTVALLRKDPDKALRLKTLQAGLATDMENSVRQLKAWLTAGPITPDDLPETFRDIHVGKDGTYQIKVIPKEDVWNFDELTEFVSQLRRVDPEVSGVPVGVLESARLMHRTFLTAAGLTIILVTLILWLYWRSLRVVFLTMLPLGVSMLWLLEIMGWLGFNFNLANFFAIPILIAIGVDGGIHLLARWGEVQYMAGTAPGQRIGLFHTSTPTAVGLSFATTMIGFGGLLFAHHQGLASLGWVMVLGSLMGMLACLLVLPPALKLMRPKRSQGCPDDRAD
- the hpnH gene encoding adenosyl-hopene transferase HpnH yields the protein MSIPLIQKARIGAYIFRQRIRGNSRFPLVLMLEPLFRCNLRCKGCGKIDYSEDVLNKMMTPEECVAAAEECGAPVVSVAGGEPLLHPQIAEIARQLVARKKFVYLCTNALLVEKRIHEFEPSPYLTFNIHVDGLRERHDERVSLEGVFDRAMAAIRLLVSKGFRVTTNTTFFNGDTAEGAEKLFDLLTSLRVEAMTIASAFSYEKASDQENFFTRHEAIALFQSIFKSGDGKGWRFNHSSLYLDFLAGNQEYACIPWGNPTRNIFGWQKPCYLLNDGYEPTFRDLLENTDWSKYGVGRDPRCTHCMLHCGFEPTAVIDSARHPIKAMKVHWRGVNGKGPVTPGQDRIGGNG